In Lytechinus variegatus isolate NC3 chromosome 12, Lvar_3.0, whole genome shotgun sequence, a single window of DNA contains:
- the LOC121425080 gene encoding HIG1 domain family member 2A, mitochondrial-like: protein MAAIKESSVPNGPKEMRKPFQYPGDIPPELYDWVPAEQEGFREKLIKKVKQNPFVPIGCLATAGALTYGLVMFKRGNTARSQTMMRARVAAQGLTIAAVLIGVAMGAGRPTYDQGTK from the exons ATGGCTGCAATCAAGGAAAGTTCGGTCCCCAACGGACCTAAAGAGATGAGGAAACCTTTCCAGTATCCAGGTGATATACCGCCCGAGTTATATGACTGGGTTCCAGCTGAGCAGGAAGGATTCAGAGAAAAACTGATCAAAAAAGTGAAGCAGAATCCATTTGTCCCGATCG GTTGCTTGGCCACTGCCGGTGCTCTGACATATGGATTAGTTATGTTCAAGAGGGGTAATACAGCCCGATCTCAGACCATGATGAGAGCTAGGGTAGCAGCCCAGGGACTGACCATTGCAGCTGTCTTAATAGGCGTTGCCATGGGAGCAGGCAGACCAACCTATGACCAGGGAACAAAGTAA